In the genome of Methylomagnum ishizawai, the window GATCCCGGCCTGGTATTGGGACCAATGCTGTCGCTCGGTGTCCAGGAAATGCCGGTCCTTTTCGTCCGACACCCGCGTCTCGTAGGCCCGGAGCGCCCCGGACAGGCCGCTACGGGACTCCTGTAATTCCTGCTCCAGCTTGGCGGTCTTGGCCGGGTCTTCGTTCAATACATAGCGCAACATCCGTACCCGGACCTGCCCGAAGTACTTCACCGCCTCGTTCACCCCGACCAGGGAAGGCACGCTGCTGGCATTGGCGAAATTGGCGGCGGCGAACACCTGCTTGATCTGATAATTCGCCAAGACCGCGACACCCGCCAAGCCGAACAGGCCCAGACCGACGAGCAGCAGGATTTTCCTGGCGACGGTCATTCTGATTTTCATGATGGAATCCCCCTTGCTTTGGAACACCGGCGGTCCGCCAGAGGGTGGGCGGTGCCGTGTTCCCCGGCAAGTATGGCATGGGGTTCCGGGAGCGGAAGGTGGGGAAAAACCGGGGAACGGGAAGCCCGGAGCGGCGGGCGGGAATCAAATGGCGGGCGGCGGGGTGGCGGCGATCCAGCGCAGGGCGTCCAGCAAGCGGTCGATTTCCTGGACCGTGTTATAGGCCAAGAGGCCGACCCGCAGCCAACCGCCATCCGATTCCACCCCCAGCCGCTGGCACAGGCCCAGGGCGTAGAAATGGCCATGCCAGGCGAAAATACCTTGTTCGCCCAAGACCCGCGCCAACTGGGCGGGTGTCCAACCGGCCAAGCGGAGCGCCACCGTGGGCGTGCGGTTCGCGGTCCGGGCGGGATCGGCCTCGCCATAGACCCGCAGGCCCGGAATCCCGGCCAGCCCCGCCAGCAAATGGCGGGACAGCCCGCGTTCATAATCGCGGCTGGCGGTCATGGCGGCGACCAGGGCCGCGCGGCGGTCCCCGGCCCCAGGGGCGACCTCGCGGCCCAGCGCTTCCAGATATTGCAAAGTCGCCAGCACCCCGGCCAGGGCTTCATGGTTCTGGGTGCCGGTTTCCCAGCGCTCCGGCACGCTGTCCGGGGCCGGGGCCAGTTTGTCGGGACGCAACCGGGCCAGATGCGCGTGCTTGCCATACAACACCCCGAGATGCGGCCCGTAGAATTTATAGGCGGAACAGGCCAGGAAATCGCAATCCAGCGCCCCGACATCGATGGGACCGTGCGGGGCGTAATGCACCGCGTCCACGAACGCCCACGCCCCCGCCGCATGGGCCAGCCGCACCACCTCCGCCACCGGATTGACCGTGCCGACCGCGTTGGAGGCATAGCCCACCGCCACCAGCCGGGTGCGGGGATTGAGCTGGCGGGCGAGATCGTCCAGGTCCAGGCGACAATCCTCGGGATGAATATCGGCCACGCGCACCACCACGCCCCGCTCTTCCAAGCTCCGCCACGGGCAGACATTGGCGTGATGGTCGAGTCGGGTGACGACGATCTCGTCCCCCGCCACCAGTTCGCGGCCCAGGGCGCGGGCCAGATGGAAGGCCAGCGTGGTCATATTCGCCCCCAGCACAATCTCGTCGGCGGCGCAGCCCAGGAAATCTGCCAGCGCGGCGCGGGCCGCGCCGATCAAGGCGTCGGTCTCGCGGCTGGTGACGAAGGCGCCGTGGGTGTTGGCGTTGGACGTGACCAGATAGCGGGCCATCGCCTCCACCATCGTGCCCGGCACCTGCGCCCCGCCCGGTCCATCGAAGAACACCGGCACCCGGCCCTCGATCTCCTCGGCCAGGGCCGGGAACCAAGCGCGGACCCACGCGGGGTCCAAAGGCTGCGGCCCCTGTCCTGCCACCGGTTTGTCCATGGCGACCGCCCCGGCCTATTTGATGAGGGACACCGGCAGGTCGGCGATGTGCAAGACCCTGGCCGGTACCGAGCCCGTGAAGAAAGCGGCGAACGGGCTGCGGCCACTGGCCCCCATCACGATCTCGTCGCAGTCCTTTTCCCTGGCGTATTGGACGATCACCTCGGCGGGATCGCCCACGCCGATATGGATTTGATAGGGGATGCTATCGGCGTCCAGGCGCTCGCGGATCGGGGCCAAGACCTTGAGCCCCTCTTCCTGGTGGAATTGGCGGATTTGTTCGCTATCGATGAACATCCCCACATCGCCGTGCAAAGCCGGGCGCACGGTGAGCAGATGCACCTCGACCGGCGGTTTGTACCAAGCCAGCCGGGCGTACAAATGCTCGGCCAAGCGTAGGGAACTCGGGGAATCGTCCACGGGGATCAGCAATTTAAGCATAGGGATTCTCCATCAATCGGGCTTGGCGGAAGGGTCGGGGTCTTCGGCCAGGAGGTCCACCAAGGCCGGCGGCTTGGCGGCGGCGGCGCGGCGGGCCAGGGTTTTGCCCACTCCGACCACGGTGGCGGCGGTGGCGAGCGGGATCAGGATATGCAGGGCTTCGTGGGTCTCGAACCAAGCCAACAACACCGGATCGGTGACCAGCATCTCGCCCGACACATAGCCCAGCAAGGCCGCGCCCACGGTGATGATGACCGGGAAGCGGTCCATCAGCTTGAGGATCAGGGTGCTGCCGAACACCACCAGCGGGATGCTGACGCCGAGGCCGATGACCAGCAAGGGCAGGCTGCCCTTGGCCGCCGCCGCCACCGCGATCACATTGTCGAG includes:
- a CDS encoding TerC family protein, whose product is MPDLLMDPQFWIGLGQIILVNIILSGDNAVVIALAARSLPEAQRRKAILWGSFAAIFMRVVLTLVAVQMLRLPYLKLIGSGLLFWIAVQLLLPEREGGHGGDKPQGLIGTIRTILLADLVMSLDNVIAVAAAAKGSLPLLVIGLGVSIPLVVFGSTLILKLMDRFPVIITVGAALLGYVSGEMLVTDPVLLAWFETHEALHILIPLATAATVVGVGKTLARRAAAAKPPALVDLLAEDPDPSAKPD
- a CDS encoding cysteine desulfurase-like protein, whose translation is MDKPVAGQGPQPLDPAWVRAWFPALAEEIEGRVPVFFDGPGGAQVPGTMVEAMARYLVTSNANTHGAFVTSRETDALIGAARAALADFLGCAADEIVLGANMTTLAFHLARALGRELVAGDEIVVTRLDHHANVCPWRSLEERGVVVRVADIHPEDCRLDLDDLARQLNPRTRLVAVGYASNAVGTVNPVAEVVRLAHAAGAWAFVDAVHYAPHGPIDVGALDCDFLACSAYKFYGPHLGVLYGKHAHLARLRPDKLAPAPDSVPERWETGTQNHEALAGVLATLQYLEALGREVAPGAGDRRAALVAAMTASRDYERGLSRHLLAGLAGIPGLRVYGEADPARTANRTPTVALRLAGWTPAQLARVLGEQGIFAWHGHFYALGLCQRLGVESDGGWLRVGLLAYNTVQEIDRLLDALRWIAATPPPAI
- a CDS encoding universal stress protein, producing the protein MLKLLIPVDDSPSSLRLAEHLYARLAWYKPPVEVHLLTVRPALHGDVGMFIDSEQIRQFHQEEGLKVLAPIRERLDADSIPYQIHIGVGDPAEVIVQYAREKDCDEIVMGASGRSPFAAFFTGSVPARVLHIADLPVSLIK